In a single window of the Lodderomyces elongisporus chromosome 4, complete sequence genome:
- the ASE1 gene encoding Microtubule bundling protein (BUSCO:EOG092628LW) gives MESNLHNHISFIQSAIKPTTTAGLDTFTKSQMEFEHSLHSTPKQSVSDIDNNIKTKSSRNHYESRHTPIKQHDPSSFQKQASSPTFISEHEMPTDDDLMHNLGAIESNVSEALNELSSTYKTIGYSSREIASKKTEIFTAIHTTINNFAESLQREQTTIENECEWLRQQILIILAMINDQKGDKSLNLLQRGLVFANEEQYSDGYKQDILTKLSNSNYFLPVSKEEKGHDDGQELTIEQQYDYMTQNIPKLTLIEQRSQLNDVFIAVLKLFVAKFKKFNALNMEYANYTDIMGDGELELMGDMHDSIPSKRDAEMHYSVITEFEEQVKIAMPAKSATGPSSANLFILASPHKSHHLQQHQQQQQQQSSAHEDSLEIDNSRIDRLRELNYQLVRIIRSLKITKISNELMLNLKEHTETIRELIEQRKALMQSLAQTSLDCLNLLQLSDDQFVGLQKSHISSPLPSHLPITVQGLRSITKNPQSYGMHTDQVRYLEKIEDFLKEKLDHRQKQWTMYSEKCSRLWEKLGETQEYIDEFIQRNNSLSEYAMRNFALELNRLMIQRSEYIETFITDARKEIDQLWDKMFYSQEMRMEFQFYSYDADLDDTDKETVLNCHEEEIVKLKQEYDSKASVFKLYNELGDLIKDQKFLQESSKNSSRLLDKNSCKILLNEEKLRKKINKNMPTVIASLKQAISSYNRSASLNGSKPLMMNGKDFFEEILLIESEQQRSGVRMRPRTSASPQKRVSSARNSPEKRNNSNQFRVPSNTRLRINKSPVYSRPPSYSQTKLQNLNQNQNQNQNQNQNQRRSPSNDKNHISISNQNQNQNQNQSTTQSRASSGATTRHFSNPLKNSIINSSSITMSLSPEKSSRSNSQFGSPPIKDIGQPLRSPLKIRDLNSKPPGLKPDYSPGLKSETTLHFQPTTIQSHFFEQNQSNVTSSNVNDSSTLIGDDYNNWREEKIRELREM, from the coding sequence ATGGAACTGAATCTTCACAACCACATATCCTTTATTCAAAGTGCAATTaaaccaacaaccacaGCAGGCTTAGACACATTTACCAAATCACAAATGGAGTTTGAGCACTCACTACATAGCACACCAAAGCAATCAGTTTCTGATATtgacaacaacatcaaaacGAAGAGCAGCAGGAACCATTATGAACTGCGACATACACCAATCAAACAACACGACCCATCATCCTTTCAAAAGCAGGCTCTGCTGCCGACATTTATATCGGAACATGAAATGCCAACCGATGATGACTTGATGCACAATTTGGGTGCTATTGAAAGCAATGTCAGTGAAGCTTTGAACGAGTTGAGCTCCACATATAAGACCATTGGCTACTCTTCTCGCGAGATTGCCTCGAAAAAGACAGAAATATTTACTGCGATACATACCACAATCAATAATTTTGCCGAGAGCTTGCAACGAGAACAAACcacaattgaaaatgaatgtGAATGGCTACGGCAGCAAATATTGATAATATTGGCTATGATAAATGATCAAAAAGGTGATAAATCGCTAAACTTACTACAAAGGGGACTTGTGTTTGCCAATGAAGAACAATACTCCGATGGATACAAGCAAGACATTTTAACAAAATTATCCAAttcaaattattttttaccTGTTtcaaaggaagagaaaggaCATGATGATGGACAAGAGTTGACTATTGAACAGCAGTATGACTACATGACTCAGAATATACCCAAATTGACCTTGATTGAACAACGTTCCCAATTAAATGACGTATTTATTGCCGTATTGAAATTATTTGTAGCAAAATTCAAGAAGTTCAATGCTTTAAATATGGAGTATGCAAATTATACCGATATTATGGGCGATGGTGAGTTGGAACTTATGGGAGATATGCACGACTCAATACCGTCTAAAAGAGATGCCGAAATGCACTATTCGGTAATTACTGAGTTTGAAGAGCAAGTGAAAATTGCTATGCCCGCTAAAAGTGCTACTGGACCCAGTTCTGCaaatctttttattttagcGAGCCCTCATAAATCTCATCATctccaacaacatcaacaacaacaacaacaacaatctcTGGCACATGAGGATAGCTTGGAGATTGATAATTCACGTATTGACCGACTAAGAGAGCTAAACTACCAATTGGTGCGCATCATTAGAAGCTTGAAGATAACTAAAATCTCAAATGAACTTATGCTAAATTTAAAGGAACATACTGAGACTATAAGAGAACTTATTGAGCAACGCAAAGCTTTGATGCAAAGTCTAGCACAAACATCACTCGATTGTCTCAACTTACTACAATTGTCTGATGATCAGTTTGTTGGTCTTCAAAAATCTCACATTTCGTCACCACTACCTTCTCATTTACCAATTACTGTACAAGGTCTTCGATCAATAACCAAGAATCCACAATCTTATGGCATGCATACTGACCAAGTCCGGTACTTGGAGAAAATCGAAgattttttgaaagaaaagttagATCACAGACAGAAGCAATGGACGATGTATTCTGAAAAGTGCTCAAGGTTGTGGGAGAAGTTGGGTGAAACCCAGGAATATATTGATGAATTCATACAGAGAAATAATTCTCTATCTGAATATGCTATGCGTAACTTTGCACTAGAGCTTAATAGATTGATGATCCAAAGGTCAGAGTACATTGAAACTTTTATCACCGATGcacgaaaagaaattgatcaacTTTGGGACAAAATGTTTTATTCACAAGAGATGCGCATggaatttcaattttattcATATGATGCTGATTTAGATGATACAGATAAGGAAACAGTACTCAACTGtcatgaagaagaaatcgTGAAGCTTAAACAAGAATATGATAGTAAGGCGTCGGTTTTTAAGCTTTACAACGAGTTGGGTGATTTGATCAAAGATCAGAAATTCTTACAGGAAAGTTCGAAAAATAGTTCAAGACTATTGGACAAGAACTCGTGTAAGATTTTGCTCAATGAGGAGAAATTGcggaaaaaaattaacaaaaacATGCCCACAGTCATTGCATCCTTGAAACAAGCTATAAGTTCGTACAATCGTTCAGCATCGCTCAATGGAAGCAAACCGTTGATGATGAACGGAAAGGATTTCTTTGAAGAGATTTTACTTATTGAATCAGAGCAGCAAAGGTCGGGTGTACGGATGCGACCAAGAACATCGGCATCACCTCAAAAACGAGTAAGTTCTGCTCGTAATTCACCGGAAAAGCGCAACAATTCAAATCAATTTAGAGTACCTTCAAATACAAGATTAAGAATCAACAAATCACCGGTTTACTCAAGACCGCCTTCATATAGTCAAACTAAACTTCAAAATCTTAATCAAaaccagaaccagaaccagaaccaaaaccaaaaccaacgCCGAAGTCCAAGCAATGACAAAAATCATATTTCAATTCtgaatcaaaatcaaaatcaaaatcaaaatcaatctACAACTCAAAGCCGTGCATCTTCAGGAGCAACTACTAGGCATTTCAGCAACCCATTGAAAAACCTGATAAtcaattcttcttcaataacTATGCTGCTTAGTCCTGAAAAGAGTAGCAGGTCAAATTCACAATTTGGCTCGCCGCCTATCAAGGACATTGGACAACCTTTACGGTCGCCTTTAAAAATAAGAGACCTTAACAGCAAACCTCCAGGTTTAAAGCCTGATTACTCGCCTGGTTTGAAATCCGAAACCACGTTGCATTTCCAACCCACCACTATTCAATCTCATTTTTTTGAGCAGAATCAATCTAATGTTACGAGCAGCAACGTGAACGACTCATCGACACTCATAGGCGACGACTACAATAATTGGCGAGAGGAAAAAATCCGTGAACTTCGAGAAATGTAA
- the SIS2 gene encoding Protein phosphatase 1 negative regulatory subunit, translating into MTSEVALKEKKLQLQAKSDDAEMPPSILAKNTTPQTSSSTNHPGKSSANASAQSLPLSTFSNEGAPSVDANRKDVVMAGGAYLKDRLNSDSLIQKLNSLEKPPSSLLATATTKNNSTSSIDYTVNPPAEPQHHKSPSVHAHFFVDETLRPNKLGNRSRSGSGSSSGINAHSLVFSRDGSKSQESIKEGVNGIPSSTTTATAGTASHLLAPPASATAVDPTSTNKQPSNANQNAEQNANIDPRLPQDDGKIHVLLGVCGALSTGKIKLIISKLFEIYTQDKITIQLIMTKSSENFLFQESLNVLENKGVRIWRDSDEWTTWKARSDPVLHIELRRWADILVICPLTANTLSKISTGLCDNLLTNVIRAWNTSYPILLAPAMGSYSYNAITTKRQLRLIAEEMPWIEVLKPSEKVFGSYGDIGMGGMMDWNEVVNRIVMKLGGYPEEEDDDDDDEEEEEDDERCIDDEKTGLKKDKNSAIVDDDDDEDEDEDDDEDDEDDEDEDEDEDEDEDEDEDEDDDGDDDDNDGYIDNKSGEINKDNYHGAKETLRIKVEKGIKDLDL; encoded by the coding sequence ATGACTTCCGAGGTTGCtttgaaggagaagaaattgCAGTTGCAGGCAAAGTCAGATGACGCAGAGATGCCACCATCAATTCTAGCGAAAAATACCACCCCACAAACTTCTTCATCGACTAATCATCCCGGGAAATCATCGGCAAATGCTTCGGCTCAGCTGTTGCCATTGTCAACATTTTCGAATGAGGGTGCACCACTGGTTGATGCGAATAGGAAAGATGTGGTGATGGCGGGAGGTGCTTATTTGAAAGATAGATTAAATTCAGATTCGTTAattcaaaaattaaacagcTTGGAAAAACCCCCGTCATCCTTGTTGGCAACAGCtacaacaaagaataaCTCAACTTCTAGTATAGACTATACTGTTAATCCTCCTGCAGAACCACAACATCACAAATCACCTTCTGTTCATGCTCACTTCTTTGTAGATGAAACTTTGAGGCCAAACAAGCTAGGAAACAGATCGAGAAGTGGATCTGGGTCAAGCTCCGGTATTAATGCACATTCTTTGGTGTTTTCTAGAGATGGAAGTAAAAGCCAAGAAAGCATAAAAGAAGGAGTAAATGGCATTCCTTCATCAACGACGACTGCTACCGCTGGAACAGCTTCACATTTATTAGCGCCTCCGGCATCTGCAACTGCCGTAGATCCAACTTCTACAAATAAACAACCAAGTAATGCCAATCAAAATGCAGAACAGAATGCAAACATTGATCCTCGATTACCCCAGGACGATGGGAAGATTCACGTCTTATTAGGCGTTTGTGGCGCTTTATCTACCGGAAAGATCAAGTTAATCATTAGCAAACTATTCGAAATTTATACACAGGACAAAATTACAATTCAATTAATAATGACGAAATCGAGTGagaattttcttttccaagaAAGTTTAAAcgttttggaaaataagGGAGTTAGGATATGGAGAGACTCTGATGAATGGACAACATGGAAAGCTAGGCTGGATCCTGTTTTGCATATTGAACTACGCCGCTGGGCAGATATCCTAGTGATTTGTCCACTTACTGCCAATACTTTGTCGAAAATCTCTACTGGGTTGTGCGACAATTTGTTGACAAATGTTATACGTGCCTGGAACACTTCGTATCCTATTCTACTAGCCCCTGCCATGGGAAGCTATTCCTATAATGCAATTACCACAAAAAGACAATTGAGATTAATTGCAGAAGAAATGCCCTGGATAGAAGTTTTAAAGCCGCTGGAAAAGGTGTTTGGAAGCTATGGTGATATAGGAATGGGGGGAATGATGGATTGGAATGAGGTTGTTAATCGAATTGTTATGAAATTGGGTGGATACCCCGAGGAGgaagacgatgatgatgatgatgaagaagaagaagaagacgatgaAAGATgcattgatgatgaaaagacGGGCTTGAAAAAGGATAAGAATTCTGCTATTgtagatgatgatgatgatgaggatgaggatgaggatgatgatgaggatgatgaggatgatgaggatgaggatgaggatgaggatgaggatgaggatgaggatgaggatgaggatgatgatggcGATGACGACGATAATGATGGCTATATAGACAACAAGAGTGGTGAAATTAACAAAGACAACTACCATGGAGCGAAGGAAACACTCCGAATAAAAGTCGAAAAGGGAATAAAAGATCTCGACTtgtaa